One stretch of Chitinophaga pendula DNA includes these proteins:
- a CDS encoding PorP/SprF family type IX secretion system membrane protein, translated as MKNTIVALFMLVAIQFAAMKVKAQADPHFTQYYVYPAWLNPSLTGAFDGDYRVSAIYRTQWGNVSGPFSTFGVSGDISTGKNANFGVSVLNQSAGDGGYNYTTGYGSFSYSGVKLGPAETHRLVFGLQLGFIQRKFNPSKLTFGDQWNPITGYNPGNASRDGLTRNTAASFDASAGVLYYDAQPGKKYNIFGGFSVSHLTRPQDQFSTKGDARFPLRFTGHAGIRMVLSDKVSLTPNILYMKQGSAQEKMVGAYAQVLAAPGTDLMLGANYRFEDALSPYVGFTYKGMMIGASYDINTSDLGKIANGSNSFEISISFIGRRKARTPEVEFVCPRL; from the coding sequence ATGAAAAATACTATCGTGGCCCTGTTTATGTTGGTCGCTATCCAGTTTGCAGCGATGAAAGTCAAAGCACAGGCCGATCCACATTTTACACAATACTATGTATACCCGGCTTGGCTAAACCCTTCCCTGACCGGTGCCTTTGATGGCGACTACAGAGTATCAGCTATCTACCGTACACAATGGGGAAATGTAAGTGGCCCGTTCTCTACATTCGGCGTGTCCGGAGATATCTCCACTGGTAAAAATGCCAACTTTGGCGTAAGTGTCCTCAATCAATCTGCAGGCGATGGCGGATATAATTATACAACCGGCTATGGCAGCTTCTCTTATTCCGGTGTGAAACTGGGACCAGCTGAAACCCACCGCCTCGTATTCGGCTTACAGCTGGGATTCATACAGCGTAAGTTCAATCCTTCCAAACTCACCTTTGGTGACCAATGGAATCCCATCACCGGTTACAACCCGGGCAATGCTTCCAGGGATGGACTGACACGTAATACCGCTGCCTCGTTTGATGCAAGCGCAGGCGTACTGTATTATGATGCACAACCGGGTAAAAAATATAACATCTTCGGGGGCTTCTCCGTATCGCATCTTACCCGCCCACAGGATCAGTTCAGCACTAAAGGAGATGCCCGCTTCCCCTTGCGCTTCACCGGTCACGCAGGTATCAGGATGGTACTTTCTGATAAAGTAAGCCTTACGCCTAATATCTTATACATGAAGCAAGGCTCCGCTCAGGAGAAAATGGTAGGCGCCTACGCACAGGTACTCGCAGCCCCTGGTACCGACCTGATGCTGGGTGCCAACTATCGCTTTGAAGATGCATTATCTCCTTACGTAGGTTTTACCTACAAAGGCATGATGATAGGCGCAAGCTATGATATCAACACCTCCGACCTCGGCAAAATAGCCAATGGCTCTAACAGCTTTGAAATATCAATCTCTTTCATCGGAAGAAGAAAAGCAAGAACACCAGAAGTAGAATTCGTGTGCCCGAGATTATAA
- a CDS encoding collagen-like protein, with product MKHRSCKFPYAILLMLAVFFAACSKDGSQGPAGPAGPAGPAGPAGPTGPGGTANVIYSSWLDVKYETNQDSVTWVASINVPKLDQAILTTGDVKVYVNLSGATTPRIISLPYFDGDLIINVTSSEKKIQLVSNGNVGTATNASGVKIQQVRYVLIPGGTTARTTNGNVVNWKDYDQVKTYMGWND from the coding sequence ATGAAACACAGGTCATGTAAATTTCCCTATGCGATCTTATTAATGTTGGCAGTGTTCTTTGCCGCCTGTTCCAAGGATGGAAGCCAGGGCCCCGCCGGTCCTGCCGGTCCTGCAGGCCCCGCTGGTCCCGCTGGCCCAACAGGTCCCGGAGGTACCGCCAATGTAATATACTCCTCCTGGCTCGATGTTAAATACGAAACCAATCAGGACTCCGTTACCTGGGTGGCTAGTATCAATGTACCCAAACTCGACCAGGCAATACTTACCACCGGCGATGTAAAGGTGTATGTTAACCTCAGTGGCGCTACCACCCCTCGCATTATCTCATTGCCCTACTTCGATGGAGACCTGATCATCAATGTTACCTCCTCCGAAAAGAAGATACAACTGGTTAGCAACGGCAATGTAGGTACAGCTACCAACGCCTCCGGTGTTAAAATACAACAGGTAAGATACGTCCTCATCCCCGGTGGCACCACCGCCAGAACAACAAATGGCAACGTAGTGAACTGGAAAGACTACGATCAGGTGAAAACATACATGGGTTGGAACGACTAA
- a CDS encoding RNA polymerase sigma factor, which yields MNRYRDLQDEELIRLYIAGNNSAFSTLVHRHKKRIFTTIMLLVKDRCLAEDIFQEVFIKIINALKDGHYTDNQRFIAWAARIAHNCCISHFRKTNVRPAVILGYRDEICEMVYYTEQSAEKRMVTEEIQKEVQDMLDQLPAAQREALILRYYADLSYKEIAQVVNVGINTALGRVRYALMNLRKMMEQEQLCQELLPLGGF from the coding sequence ATGAACAGATATCGTGATTTGCAGGACGAAGAATTGATCCGGTTATACATCGCCGGCAATAACAGTGCCTTTTCCACCCTCGTACATAGGCACAAAAAAAGAATCTTCACCACCATCATGCTCCTGGTTAAAGACAGGTGCCTGGCTGAAGATATCTTTCAGGAAGTGTTCATTAAAATCATAAATGCCCTGAAAGATGGCCACTATACTGACAACCAGCGCTTCATCGCCTGGGCAGCAAGGATCGCACACAACTGCTGTATCAGCCATTTCAGAAAGACAAACGTCCGCCCCGCAGTAATACTGGGATACCGCGACGAGATCTGCGAAATGGTATACTACACCGAGCAGAGCGCAGAAAAAAGAATGGTCACCGAAGAAATACAGAAAGAAGTACAGGATATGCTCGACCAGCTGCCAGCCGCCCAACGGGAAGCCCTCATCCTCCGTTATTATGCCGATCTCAGTTATAAAGAAATTGCTCAGGTCGTAAATGTAGGTATCAATACCGCACTAGGCCGTGTAAGATATGCTTTGATGAATCTACGCAAAATGATGGAACAGGAACAACTATGCCAGGAACTGCTCCCTCTGGGAGGATTTTAG
- a CDS encoding OmpA family protein: protein MKRILFTATILFSVIHANAQFTYDYLKAADNYYKRADYASAAQYYEKYLGNRKKVRKEAYNPYVAQGSVLKPVANASSEQQAVYQLADSYRQLNNYQKAAPWYEEVLEFDKTKYPLAPYYYATSLRALAKYAEAEKAFSYFLEGYSTEDKYRTAAEREVKNLRFIQEQLGKKDLHLYTINKAGAGLNATGASYAPVWLDENKLLFTSTRPDNKSGSHVYINRVYQAEVVNGVAGKITKTELPQPAAGHQGVVSLTPDGQALFLTRWTIANGKKTSAIYTSKRNGDKWSDPVLLDATINVPGANTQQPFVWPDGKFLLFASDRSGGYGGFDIWYAPISEDGKVGPAANLGEVINTPDNEQAPFYYAPTATLVFSGDGRVGMGGYDFFYSKGSIGKWSEPVNFGHPVNSIKDDIYFVNRGTVKNILEEVFLSSDRSAECCLELFSLHRDRLPKKISGIVVSCDGHTPLPGATVNIVDPAQDNKIIHTQITGADGSYAFNLPDYQPLKAEAVADGYHGNTLQVSVPADDESLTLTTPELCLVKIVTPAKPEILENVYYDFNVATLRPESYPALDKLVEVLNQHPERVIELSAHTDSKGGKKFNQRLSEARAKSCLEYLVEKGIDRSRLKYKGYGASKPIAPNENPDGTDNPEGRQQNRRTEFTVLSN, encoded by the coding sequence ATGAAAAGAATCTTATTCACGGCAACCATACTATTCAGTGTGATCCATGCAAATGCACAGTTCACATACGACTATCTGAAGGCCGCCGATAACTATTATAAAAGGGCCGACTACGCCTCTGCTGCTCAGTATTATGAAAAATACCTGGGCAACCGTAAAAAGGTACGCAAAGAGGCCTATAACCCCTACGTAGCTCAGGGTTCTGTATTGAAACCTGTAGCTAACGCCAGCAGTGAACAACAAGCCGTATATCAGCTGGCAGATAGCTACCGCCAGCTCAACAACTACCAAAAGGCGGCCCCCTGGTACGAAGAAGTGTTGGAGTTCGATAAAACCAAATATCCGCTAGCGCCATATTACTACGCTACCTCCCTGCGAGCGCTGGCGAAATATGCGGAGGCAGAAAAAGCATTCAGCTATTTCCTGGAAGGATACAGCACAGAAGATAAATATCGTACAGCTGCCGAACGCGAAGTGAAAAACCTGCGCTTTATTCAGGAACAGCTGGGCAAAAAGGATTTACACCTTTATACCATCAACAAAGCAGGTGCAGGCTTGAATGCAACAGGCGCAAGCTACGCACCCGTATGGCTCGATGAAAACAAATTGCTCTTCACTTCCACCCGCCCGGATAACAAATCCGGAAGCCATGTGTACATCAACAGGGTATACCAAGCTGAAGTAGTGAACGGCGTAGCTGGTAAGATCACAAAAACCGAACTACCACAACCTGCTGCCGGCCACCAGGGCGTAGTAAGCCTCACACCAGACGGACAGGCACTGTTCCTAACCCGCTGGACAATTGCAAATGGTAAAAAGACGTCCGCTATCTATACCAGCAAAAGAAATGGAGATAAATGGAGCGACCCCGTATTGCTGGATGCTACTATCAATGTACCTGGTGCCAACACCCAACAGCCCTTTGTATGGCCTGATGGTAAGTTCCTGTTGTTTGCCAGCGACAGAAGCGGTGGCTATGGCGGATTCGATATCTGGTATGCACCTATCAGCGAAGATGGAAAAGTAGGACCTGCTGCTAACCTGGGAGAGGTGATAAATACCCCCGATAATGAACAAGCGCCTTTTTACTATGCGCCCACCGCAACATTAGTATTCTCCGGCGATGGCCGCGTAGGCATGGGTGGATATGATTTCTTCTACAGCAAAGGATCTATCGGCAAATGGTCCGAGCCGGTGAATTTCGGTCACCCGGTCAACTCCATAAAGGATGATATCTATTTCGTAAACAGAGGCACCGTAAAGAACATCCTCGAAGAGGTGTTCCTCAGTTCCGATCGCTCCGCAGAATGTTGCCTGGAACTGTTCTCACTACATCGTGACAGACTGCCCAAAAAGATATCAGGTATAGTGGTAAGCTGCGATGGCCATACACCACTGCCCGGTGCCACCGTCAATATCGTCGATCCCGCACAGGATAATAAGATCATACATACACAGATCACAGGCGCAGATGGTTCCTACGCATTCAATCTGCCGGACTACCAGCCATTGAAGGCAGAAGCCGTAGCAGATGGATACCATGGTAATACATTGCAGGTAAGCGTGCCGGCAGATGATGAATCGCTGACGCTGACCACACCGGAGCTTTGCCTGGTGAAGATCGTGACGCCTGCCAAACCAGAAATACTGGAAAATGTGTATTACGACTTCAACGTAGCCACTTTACGTCCGGAATCATATCCGGCATTGGATAAACTGGTAGAAGTACTCAACCAGCATCCGGAAAGAGTGATCGAACTCAGTGCGCACACGGATAGCAAAGGAGGTAAGAAATTCAATCAGCGCCTGTCTGAAGCGAGAGCGAAAAGCTGCCTGGAATACCTGGTGGAAAAAGGTATCGATCGTAGCCGCCTCAAATACAAAGGATATGGAGCAAGCAAACCAATCGCTCCTAACGAAAATCCTGATGGTACAGACAATCCGGAAGGTCGTCAGCAAAACAGACGTACCGAGTTTACGGTGTTGAGTAATTAA
- a CDS encoding PKD domain-containing protein — MSGILTHYPLIERLSKRSYHFLGTVVLLLLSLFASAQNLSNRGKEFWVGYGHHQFMEPGQSNSQEMVLYLSAEQPANVTVRIFGTTWVRNYTIPANTVIATENIPKAGTFDARLYSVPPSFGGTGGEGVFSNKAIQIVSDVPIVAYAHIYGSASSGATTLMPVETWGYSYISVNSEQNYADNCFSWMYVIAKEDNTVVEITPSVPTRNGRPAGVPFNVTLNRGQAYQVVGAMLTGGRGNELTGTTVKVTSNTTGGCAPVAVYSGSSRTAISCTPGSGGSGDNNMQQVFPFQAWGKRYILAPTSNSSGSASLMTNIYKVVVKDLTAVVKRNGVVLTGLIANSYYQFNSNTADYIESDKPVLIAQFMASSGACPNTGGDGDPEMVYISPIEQAIKRIGFYRNTRESIRINYLTLVIPTPGIASLTIDGVAATTPGSVYTYPVPNLAGYSVVVKRWTAAQAQCIVQSDSAFTAVTYGLGSVESYGYNAGTLINNLNVVGSIQNEYNNNGTSNDFTCTRTPVKLSVLVAYQPTKMVWRISQLGTAITPNADVIDNAPVAAGTAIIKGVTYYKYTLPGTYEFSATGNYQIPISSTHPSIENCTHTEDVKFEVIVKNKPDADFTYDFTGCVKDTVYLKAKPGTGGFDLDRWKWEFPDGTTQTTENAKKVLAVGTPTVKLTVISKDGCVGTAEKQITVAAIPVASFTTSSPSICEGSNLTITDNSTYGGTAPLKSWYYDFGNGNNVTVADATPQTAAYAAYNSYTIQHVVKVSDLCVSDTVKKVIPVYAKPRLAYNYPQDCLPVDGIVQFTSNTTVPDAQTFTTYAWNFGDANATPANPNTSAVANPTHTYSTFGTYTVKYTVTTDKGCTKDSVADIKFNLKPKLSFAPPAGVCINEKGPIALSNAKVENGVVGKGRYRGPGTDATGNFTPSVAGAGTHTIWYIFDTDAGCSDSVSTTIAVYPKPVATFTADQNVCLGVAANINDQSTGNITSWKWAFGDGTTATYNTNAAFTRSYGTKGTYEVKLVAVSNNSCESDTGRATINVRPLPVADFALPATICMPEGKALFTNQSRSEDNSALTYTWNFGDGSATATDLNPTHTYATKGPFNIVLITKSAFGCTNRTEKALDAFFDQPVAAFTVEPDVLCQGADNVFTDQSTAPNSTIKSWAWDFGDGTTASNSNPVKRYTGYGVFPVKLTVKNAAGCISEIASKPVTVYLQPIIEAGPSFVVTQGTIVTFKATANDPTALTFRWTPPGDLVNATVLQPTLKAMKDETYTLTATGDGNCAATDVVTVKVLKPVNPPNAFTPNGDGINDKWVITNLSEYPGCIVEVFNRYGQRVFRSEGYGTAWDGTSNGKVLPLATYYYVIRLKNGFDPLTGYVTILK; from the coding sequence ATGTCAGGAATTTTAACACATTATCCGCTCATAGAACGATTGAGTAAACGGTCGTACCACTTCCTCGGAACAGTCGTATTGCTATTACTCAGTCTGTTCGCGTCCGCTCAGAACCTCTCAAACAGAGGAAAGGAATTCTGGGTAGGATATGGCCACCATCAGTTCATGGAACCTGGACAAAGTAACAGCCAGGAGATGGTGCTATACCTAAGTGCTGAACAACCGGCCAACGTAACCGTCCGTATCTTCGGAACCACCTGGGTAAGAAACTATACCATACCCGCCAACACGGTAATTGCTACAGAAAATATACCGAAAGCGGGTACCTTCGATGCTCGTCTCTATTCCGTACCGCCCAGCTTTGGGGGTACCGGTGGTGAAGGCGTATTTTCAAACAAAGCCATTCAGATCGTCAGCGATGTACCTATCGTTGCCTACGCGCATATCTATGGTAGCGCATCCTCAGGCGCCACTACGCTGATGCCGGTAGAGACATGGGGATATTCCTATATCTCCGTAAACAGTGAGCAGAACTATGCGGATAACTGTTTTTCCTGGATGTACGTAATAGCCAAAGAAGACAATACAGTAGTTGAGATCACTCCTTCCGTGCCGACCAGAAATGGCCGGCCGGCGGGAGTTCCTTTTAACGTAACACTTAACAGAGGACAAGCCTACCAGGTAGTAGGTGCCATGTTGACCGGCGGCAGAGGAAATGAACTGACGGGTACAACAGTTAAAGTAACATCTAATACGACGGGTGGATGTGCCCCCGTAGCTGTATACTCCGGTAGTAGCCGTACTGCTATCAGCTGTACGCCGGGGAGTGGAGGTAGCGGTGATAATAATATGCAACAGGTATTTCCCTTCCAGGCCTGGGGTAAACGTTATATCCTGGCGCCAACCTCTAACAGCAGCGGATCTGCCAGCCTGATGACCAATATCTATAAAGTAGTTGTCAAAGATCTTACCGCAGTAGTGAAAAGAAATGGTGTAGTACTAACAGGTTTGATTGCTAACTCCTACTACCAGTTCAATAGTAACACGGCCGATTACATAGAATCCGACAAGCCCGTATTGATCGCCCAGTTTATGGCGTCCTCCGGCGCCTGTCCCAATACTGGTGGCGATGGAGACCCGGAGATGGTGTATATCAGCCCCATAGAACAAGCCATTAAAAGAATCGGCTTCTATCGCAACACAAGAGAAAGCATCCGGATCAACTACCTCACACTGGTAATCCCTACACCAGGGATCGCCTCGCTGACAATAGATGGTGTCGCTGCCACTACCCCCGGTAGTGTTTATACCTATCCCGTACCTAACCTGGCCGGATATTCGGTGGTCGTTAAGAGATGGACAGCAGCGCAGGCACAGTGTATCGTACAAAGTGATTCCGCTTTTACAGCAGTTACCTACGGGCTGGGAAGTGTGGAAAGTTATGGCTACAATGCAGGTACGTTAATCAATAACCTTAACGTAGTCGGCTCTATTCAGAACGAATACAATAACAACGGTACCTCCAATGACTTCACCTGTACACGTACACCTGTAAAGCTATCCGTACTAGTTGCTTATCAGCCTACGAAAATGGTTTGGAGGATCAGTCAGCTCGGTACCGCTATTACCCCTAATGCAGATGTAATAGATAACGCACCGGTTGCTGCCGGCACTGCAATAATTAAAGGAGTGACCTATTATAAATATACCCTGCCTGGTACTTACGAATTTAGTGCAACAGGCAATTATCAAATACCCATTTCATCCACACATCCTAGTATAGAAAACTGTACACATACCGAAGATGTGAAGTTCGAAGTGATCGTAAAAAACAAACCGGATGCAGACTTTACCTATGACTTCACTGGCTGTGTAAAAGATACCGTATACCTGAAAGCTAAACCAGGGACCGGTGGTTTTGATCTCGATCGCTGGAAATGGGAATTCCCGGATGGAACAACACAGACAACAGAAAACGCCAAAAAAGTACTGGCTGTCGGTACCCCCACCGTAAAACTGACGGTAATATCCAAAGATGGTTGCGTAGGTACTGCAGAAAAACAAATTACAGTAGCTGCAATACCAGTAGCTAGCTTCACCACATCCTCACCTTCCATATGCGAAGGCAGCAACCTTACCATCACCGATAATTCCACCTATGGAGGAACGGCGCCGCTGAAATCCTGGTACTACGATTTCGGCAACGGTAATAACGTAACCGTAGCAGATGCTACCCCACAAACAGCCGCATACGCCGCTTATAACAGTTATACGATTCAGCATGTGGTAAAAGTAAGCGACCTCTGTGTGAGCGATACTGTTAAAAAGGTCATTCCGGTATACGCCAAACCTAGATTGGCATATAACTATCCACAGGATTGTTTACCGGTAGATGGTATAGTGCAGTTTACAAGTAATACGACTGTACCCGACGCACAGACCTTTACTACCTATGCTTGGAATTTTGGTGATGCCAACGCAACACCTGCCAACCCGAACACATCGGCAGTGGCTAACCCAACCCACACCTACAGCACATTTGGTACCTATACAGTGAAGTATACCGTGACGACCGATAAAGGTTGTACGAAAGACTCCGTGGCAGATATTAAATTTAACCTGAAACCTAAATTGAGTTTCGCTCCGCCAGCTGGTGTATGTATCAACGAAAAAGGTCCAATCGCCTTATCTAATGCAAAAGTGGAGAATGGCGTAGTAGGTAAAGGACGTTATCGCGGACCAGGTACAGATGCGACGGGCAACTTCACACCTTCCGTTGCTGGTGCCGGTACACATACTATCTGGTACATATTCGATACAGATGCGGGTTGTTCCGATTCAGTATCCACTACAATAGCAGTATATCCTAAACCAGTCGCCACTTTTACCGCTGATCAGAACGTTTGTCTGGGTGTCGCTGCCAATATCAACGATCAGTCTACAGGTAATATCACTTCCTGGAAATGGGCCTTCGGTGATGGTACAACCGCTACCTATAATACCAATGCGGCGTTTACCCGTAGTTATGGTACAAAGGGGACCTATGAGGTGAAACTCGTCGCTGTAAGTAACAACAGTTGTGAAAGTGATACCGGTCGTGCTACGATCAACGTAAGACCACTGCCGGTAGCAGACTTTGCACTGCCTGCCACTATTTGTATGCCGGAAGGAAAAGCGCTGTTCACCAACCAGTCAAGATCAGAAGATAATAGTGCATTGACATATACCTGGAATTTTGGCGATGGAAGCGCGACTGCCACCGACCTTAATCCAACCCATACCTACGCCACAAAAGGTCCGTTCAATATCGTCCTAATAACCAAATCCGCCTTTGGATGTACCAACAGGACAGAGAAAGCCCTGGATGCTTTCTTCGATCAGCCGGTAGCTGCATTCACAGTAGAACCCGACGTACTTTGTCAGGGAGCAGATAATGTATTCACTGACCAGAGCACCGCTCCTAACAGTACTATCAAGTCCTGGGCATGGGACTTCGGCGATGGCACCACCGCATCGAATAGTAATCCGGTGAAACGTTATACAGGATATGGCGTATTCCCCGTAAAACTTACCGTTAAAAACGCTGCGGGTTGTATCTCCGAAATCGCTAGCAAACCAGTGACAGTATATCTGCAACCCATTATAGAAGCCGGCCCTTCATTCGTTGTAACTCAAGGAACCATCGTAACCTTCAAAGCCACCGCCAACGATCCTACGGCGCTGACCTTCCGTTGGACCCCTCCGGGCGATCTGGTAAACGCTACCGTACTCCAGCCAACATTAAAAGCGATGAAAGATGAAACCTATACACTCACCGCTACCGGAGATGGTAATTGTGCCGCTACCGATGTAGTGACCGTCAAAGTGCTCAAACCGGTGAATCCGCCCAATGCATTTACACCTAATGGTGATGGCATCAATGACAAGTGGGTGATCACCAACTTGTCAGAGTATCCCGGATGCATAGTGGAAGTGTTTAACAGGTACGGACAGCGGGTATTCCGCTCCGAAGGATACGGTACAGCATGGGATGGTACCAGCAATGGTAAGGTCCTGCCCCTCGCTACCTACTACTACGTAATACGGCTGAAGAATGGATTTGATCCTCTGACAGGTTACGTAACCATCCTGAAGTAA
- a CDS encoding PorP/SprF family type IX secretion system membrane protein, translated as MNKKYLVMILLVMTVYINGHAQQQPHYTQYIMNTFIVNPAVAGIENYWDVRASHRHQWAGLNGSPVTTYLTVHGPLRKSDFPHSSPTGFDPQGENPRGKAYWKDYEAPEPHAGVGLTVINDRTGPLSRFSVAGTYAHHIGIAPRTALSAGISVGMQSISLDARKLNLLDPNDPAIGGYGQLNRWKPDISAGLWLYSADYFAGISAQNIVPFDIKFDNDRITADSVKRGKLLPHLFFTTGYRLWLNEDLTLLPSVMVRYMSSIPVSFDVNAKVQYRDRVWGGASYRINDGFAAMLGVNINATFNIGYSYDYTASSLNNVSRGTHEIMIGLLLGNGYRDLCPRNVW; from the coding sequence ATGAATAAGAAATATCTTGTGATGATCCTGCTGGTAATGACTGTATATATTAACGGTCACGCACAGCAACAACCGCACTACACACAGTATATCATGAATACCTTCATTGTCAACCCGGCAGTAGCAGGTATTGAGAACTACTGGGATGTACGTGCCAGCCATCGCCATCAATGGGCAGGGCTGAACGGATCTCCTGTCACCACTTATCTGACCGTACATGGTCCACTGCGTAAATCCGATTTTCCACATTCTTCTCCAACAGGTTTTGATCCTCAGGGCGAAAATCCCCGCGGAAAAGCATACTGGAAAGACTATGAAGCGCCAGAACCACACGCCGGCGTAGGCCTCACCGTTATCAATGATCGCACCGGCCCACTAAGCAGGTTCTCTGTAGCAGGTACGTATGCACACCATATTGGTATAGCTCCGCGTACCGCACTGAGCGCCGGTATTTCCGTAGGAATGCAATCCATATCATTGGATGCCCGCAAACTCAATTTGCTGGACCCCAACGATCCGGCAATCGGTGGATACGGACAGCTGAATCGCTGGAAACCCGACATCAGCGCAGGCCTATGGCTTTACTCCGCTGACTATTTCGCGGGTATCTCCGCACAAAATATCGTTCCATTCGATATAAAATTCGATAACGATCGTATCACCGCCGATTCCGTAAAACGGGGTAAACTGCTCCCTCACCTCTTCTTCACCACCGGCTATCGCCTATGGCTGAATGAAGACCTGACATTGCTGCCTTCCGTAATGGTAAGATATATGTCTTCCATCCCCGTAAGTTTCGACGTGAACGCAAAAGTACAATACCGGGATCGCGTATGGGGCGGAGCTTCCTATCGCATCAACGACGGATTTGCTGCTATGCTGGGCGTTAATATCAATGCTACTTTCAATATAGGATACTCCTATGATTATACCGCTTCATCGCTGAACAATGTGAGCCGGGGTACACATGAGATCATGATCGGTCTGCTGTTAGGAAATGGCTACCGCGATCTGTGCCCGAGAAATGTCTGGTAA